One stretch of Zingiber officinale cultivar Zhangliang chromosome 6B, Zo_v1.1, whole genome shotgun sequence DNA includes these proteins:
- the LOC121989270 gene encoding glucomannan 4-beta-mannosyltransferase 9-like, with amino-acid sequence MEKLSSTPLLPESFNGARDDIAGQMATIWWQIKAPLIVPLLRVAVFLCLAMSIMLVAEKIYMAAVITFIKLRGRRPEKVYKWEPMSDDLELGSSAYPMVLVQIPMFNEKEVYQLSIGAACGLSWPSDRIIIQVLDDSTDPVTKDLVEMECKRWASKGVNIKYEVRDNRNGYKAGALKEGMELSYVKHCDYVVIFDADFQPEPDFLWHTVPFLLHNSDLGLVQARWKYVNSDECLLTRMQEMSLDYHFSVEQEVGSSTYAFFGFNGTAGVWRIAALNEAGSWKDRTTVEDMDLAVRASLKGWKFVFLRDLKVKNELPSSFKAYRYQQHRWSCGPANLFKKMFMEIINNKKVTWRKKFHVIYSFFFVRKVVAHVVTFVFYCIVIPATVFVPEVQIPKWGAVYIPSIITLLNAIGTPRSLHLIVFWILFENVMSLHRTKATFVGLLEARRVNEWVVTEKQGDTAKLKMASKAAKKPRIAIGDRVHLLELGTGAYLFFCGCYDMTFGNNHYFIYLFLQAFAFFIVGFDYVGTSIPGS; translated from the exons ATGGAAAAGCTCAGTTCGACTCCGCTTCTGCCGGAATCGTTCAACGGAGCGCGTGACGACATCGCAGGGCAGATGGCCACAATTTGGTGGCAGATTAAGGCGCCGCTGATAGTGCCCTTGCTCCGCGTCGCCGTCTTCCTCTGTCTGGCGATGTCCATCATGCTGGTGGCGGAGAAGATCTACATGGCCGCCGTCATCACCTTCATCAAGCTCCGCGGTCGCAGGCCGGAGAAAGTGTACAAGTGGGAGCCTATGAGCGACGACCTCGAGCTCGGAAGCTCCGCCTATCCCATGGTCCTCGTCCAAATCCCCATGTTCAACGAGAAAGAG GTGTACCAACTCTCCATCGGAGCTGCGTGCGGCCTGTCATGGCCGTCGGACAGGATTATAATCCAAGTGCTCGACGactcgaccgatccagtgaccaAG GATTTGGTGGAAATGGAGTGCAAGAGGTGGGCGAGCAAGGGCGTAAACATCAAGTACGAGGTGAGGGACAACCGGAACGGGTACAAGGCCGGCGCGCTCAAGGAAGGCATGGAGCTGAGCTACGTCAAACACTGCGACTACGTTGTCATCTTCGACGCTGACTTCCAGCCGGAGCCCGACTTCCTGTGGCACACCGTTCCCTTCCTCCTCCACAACTCCGACCTCGGGCTAGTCCAAGCTCGCTGGAAATACG TGAATTCGGATGAATGTTTACTGACAAGGATGCAGGAGATGTCCCTTGATTACCACTTCTCAGTGGAGCAGGAAGTAGGATCATCCACTTACGCTTTCTTTGGCTTCAATG GAACCGCCGGGGTGTGGCGGATTGCTGCTCTCAATGAAGCCGGTAGTTGGAAAGACCGAACCACGGTCGAGGACATGGATTTGGCGGTCCGAGCTAGCCTCAAGGGCTGGAAGTTTGTATTCCTTAGAGATCTCAAG GTTAAAAATGAACTACCAAGTAGCTTCAAGGCTTACCGATATCAGCAACATAGATGGTCTTGTGGTCCGGCAAATCTTTTCAAGAAAATGTTCATGGAAATTATAAATAACAAG AAAGTAACTTGGAGGAAGAAATTCCATGTAATCTACAGCTTCTTCTTTGTCCGCAAGGTGGTTGCTCACGTTGTAACCTTTGTGTTCTACTGCATCGTGATTCCTGCAACAGTCTTTGTTCCTGAGGTGCAAATACCCAAGTGGGGAGCTGTCTACATACCCTCCATCATTACTCTTCTCAATGCTATCGGAACACCGAG ATCTCTCCACTTGATTGTATTCTGGATCCTGTTCGAGAATGTCATGTCTCTCCACAGAACAAAAGCTACCTTTGTTGGCTTGTTAGAGGCAAGAAGAGTGAACGAGTGGGTGGTCACTGAGAAGCAAGGAGATACTGCTAAACTTAAAATGGCCAGCAAAGCAGCAAAGAAGCCACGAATCGCGATTGGTGATCG AGTACACTTGTTGGAGCTGGGAACAGGGGCTTACCTCTTCTTTTGTGGGTGCTATGACATGACCTTTGGGAACAACCATTACTTCATCTACCTCTTCCTCCAAGCATTTGCCTTCTTTATAGTCGGTTTTGACTATGTCGGCACATCCATCCCTGGTTCATAA